One region of Polynucleobacter sp. Adler-ghost genomic DNA includes:
- a CDS encoding peroxiredoxin, with amino-acid sequence MTNLNQLPGDLPIPEDDGAADHLIGMSLPAISLKTTAHSQFNFGEIKGRLVIYCYPMTGQPNVPLPDGWDQIPGARGCTPQSCSFRDHYQELRSLGADVVGLSVQSTEYQQEMADRLHLPFPVLSDEEYRFQQALRLPTFVAAGMTLLKRITLIANDGVIEAVHYPIFPSDSDPAWVIDYLKNRSA; translated from the coding sequence ATGACAAATCTCAATCAATTACCTGGCGACTTGCCTATCCCTGAAGATGATGGGGCCGCAGATCACTTAATAGGCATGAGCTTGCCTGCTATTTCCCTTAAAACAACGGCCCATAGCCAATTTAATTTCGGTGAAATTAAGGGGCGTTTGGTGATTTACTGCTATCCCATGACAGGTCAGCCCAACGTTCCATTACCGGATGGATGGGATCAAATCCCGGGGGCAAGGGGATGCACTCCGCAAAGCTGTTCATTTAGGGATCACTATCAAGAGCTTCGGTCGCTTGGTGCGGATGTTGTGGGGCTGAGCGTGCAATCCACTGAATATCAACAAGAGATGGCGGATCGTTTGCATTTGCCATTTCCAGTTTTAAGTGATGAAGAATATCGATTTCAACAAGCTTTGCGCTTGCCCACCTTCGTTGCTGCTGGGATGACGCTATTAAAGCGCATCACTCTGATCGCAAATGATGGCGTGATCGAGGCTGTTCACTACCCCATCTTTCCAAGCGACAGTGATCCGGCTTGGGTGATTGATTATTTAAAAAATAGAAGCGCTTAA
- a CDS encoding SRPBCC family protein: MKRLIYFFLIASCSIALAQESSNGYDLKVAVTRAGDRFQVSASYEVPITICEAFAFITDYEGAKNLPGIVDSKVLSRSGNKVKVARLLEERILFIPFEMRSELEYVEIPNKALLFEQFSGDTKYYKGSWRLLPEKDFTTFKYDAQIEPNSLVPSAVIEFFIKNILRRQFESIAEVASLKKSAPLKNCR; the protein is encoded by the coding sequence ATGAAGCGGCTCATTTATTTTTTTCTGATTGCATCGTGCAGCATTGCCTTGGCACAAGAGTCATCCAATGGGTATGACTTAAAGGTCGCCGTCACGAGAGCTGGCGATCGCTTTCAGGTGAGTGCAAGCTATGAGGTGCCGATCACTATTTGTGAAGCGTTTGCATTTATCACTGACTATGAGGGTGCTAAAAATTTACCCGGGATCGTTGATTCAAAAGTGCTCTCTAGATCAGGCAATAAAGTAAAGGTCGCTCGCTTGCTTGAGGAAAGAATTCTATTCATCCCATTTGAGATGCGTTCTGAGTTGGAGTACGTAGAGATCCCCAACAAAGCATTACTTTTTGAGCAATTTAGCGGAGACACAAAGTATTACAAGGGAAGTTGGCGCTTATTACCCGAGAAAGATTTCACTACCTTTAAGTACGATGCCCAGATTGAGCCAAACTCTTTAGTGCCATCAGCAGTCATCGAATTCTTCATTAAAAATATTTTGCGTCGGCAGTTTGAGTCAATAGCCGAGGTCGCTTCACTGAAGAAGTCGGCGCCGCTAAAAAATTGTAGATAG
- a CDS encoding serine/threonine-protein kinase: MSINTDIEAVDEIFQEGKVVDGFVLGAEVHRGGMASLYSASKEGIDVPILLKIPRVGRDQPVESLIGFETELTILRSLKSPYVPKYLGSGNMATRPYIAMERVAGRPLEDFIKEGRVFTIDEVVKIGVDLAQAVQSLHAQDAIHLDIKPENILIDDQGKITLIDFGLSHHARFPDLLAEEMRKGVGSAPYIAPEQVIGIRSDYRSDIFSIGVILYELLTGELPFGNPQSMYGLRKRMWAQAFPPRAIRKEIPRWLQEVVLRCLEPRAADRYQSATRLRQVLRDHESVILTERADRVDPLSFWENLKRMFRAAGYEPSPSPRPSIGNDDAPLMIAAIDTRQSDEDLRVRMQTTAKNLLQAYPESRLVCISTIASTPTFEGNQESETASGIVRGHLVQLMEWAKPLKLPPERISYHVLEALDPASRIVEFAKDNDASLILIGASHKPPNKVTPWRTSMTKIAEEAPCSVHIVRT, from the coding sequence ATGTCGATTAATACCGATATTGAAGCAGTTGATGAAATTTTCCAAGAAGGCAAAGTAGTTGATGGATTTGTATTGGGAGCAGAGGTGCATCGCGGCGGTATGGCCAGCCTCTACTCCGCAAGCAAAGAAGGGATTGATGTCCCTATTCTCCTGAAGATTCCTAGGGTAGGTCGTGATCAGCCCGTGGAAAGTCTCATTGGCTTTGAAACTGAGCTCACTATTCTGCGCTCACTGAAGAGTCCTTACGTTCCCAAGTATCTCGGCTCTGGAAATATGGCAACACGCCCCTACATTGCTATGGAGCGCGTGGCAGGGAGACCACTTGAGGACTTTATTAAAGAAGGTAGAGTTTTTACAATTGATGAGGTTGTGAAGATTGGTGTTGATTTAGCGCAAGCGGTGCAATCTCTACATGCGCAAGATGCCATTCATTTAGATATTAAGCCCGAAAACATTCTGATTGATGATCAAGGCAAGATCACGTTAATTGACTTTGGCTTATCGCATCATGCGCGTTTTCCAGACTTACTCGCGGAAGAGATGCGCAAAGGGGTTGGCTCGGCACCCTATATTGCACCAGAGCAAGTGATTGGCATTCGCTCAGACTATCGTAGCGATATTTTTTCTATTGGCGTCATCTTGTATGAGCTACTCACGGGCGAGCTTCCCTTTGGAAACCCTCAGTCGATGTACGGCTTACGCAAAAGAATGTGGGCGCAGGCATTTCCTCCGCGTGCCATTCGAAAAGAAATTCCCCGCTGGTTACAAGAAGTTGTTTTGCGTTGTCTTGAGCCCCGTGCAGCAGATCGCTATCAGAGCGCTACTCGTTTACGTCAAGTCTTGCGCGATCATGAGAGCGTCATCCTAACAGAGCGCGCTGATCGAGTTGATCCCCTGAGCTTTTGGGAAAACCTCAAGCGCATGTTCCGTGCGGCGGGTTACGAGCCCTCCCCGAGTCCCCGCCCCAGCATTGGTAATGATGATGCGCCTCTGATGATTGCAGCGATTGATACGCGCCAGTCTGATGAAGACTTGCGTGTACGCATGCAAACAACTGCAAAGAACTTACTGCAGGCCTACCCCGAAAGTCGGCTTGTTTGTATCAGTACGATTGCAAGTACTCCGACTTTTGAAGGCAATCAAGAAAGTGAAACTGCTAGCGGTATTGTGCGCGGGCATCTCGTGCAACTTATGGAATGGGCAAAGCCTTTGAAATTGCCACCGGAGCGGATTTCATATCATGTATTGGAAGCGCTTGATCCAGCTAGTCGAATTGTGGAATTTGCCAAAGATAACGATGCATCACTGATTCTCATTGGGGCATCTCATAAGCCGCCAAATAAAGTAACGCCTTGGCGAACCTCTATGACAAAGATTGCTGAAGAGGCTCCTTGCAGCGTTCATATTGTCAGAACCTAG
- a CDS encoding MOSC domain-containing protein: protein MKAFPQIHSMYIAPRAGELMAPLERAEIIAGKGIVGDRYALGLGAFSKTKPKIRHISLITLSGIENANAQLRAKQQTLFGEGDTRRNLVISGISEDELNSLVGKIFYLGGIAFKGTELCEPCQRPANLLKRPDFMNVFENRGGLRAEALDSGILSNGDSLTYPSE from the coding sequence ATGAAGGCATTCCCTCAAATTCACTCCATGTATATTGCTCCTCGAGCGGGCGAGCTGATGGCGCCGCTTGAAAGAGCGGAGATCATTGCCGGCAAAGGAATTGTCGGAGATCGCTACGCACTAGGTCTAGGCGCCTTCTCTAAGACCAAGCCAAAAATACGCCACATTTCCCTAATTACCCTCTCAGGGATAGAAAATGCTAATGCCCAATTACGCGCTAAGCAGCAAACCCTCTTTGGCGAGGGCGATACCCGAAGAAATCTTGTGATTAGTGGCATCTCTGAGGATGAGTTAAATAGCTTAGTTGGCAAGATTTTCTATTTAGGGGGCATTGCATTCAAGGGCACTGAATTATGCGAACCCTGTCAGCGACCGGCCAACTTACTAAAAAGACCTGACTTCATGAACGTTTTTGAGAATAGGGGCGGTCTCAGAGCAGAAGCGCTAGACTCTGGGATCCTGAGTAATGGCGATTCGCTCACATACCCATCAGAGTAA
- a CDS encoding DUF1003 domain-containing protein, giving the protein MTAITPTIEELQILESLRVHRRKHRKGFPRNISSHVEGYAPGLTTGQKISDVVAKTVGSWKFILVQSACIFAWISYNSMSNTNTWDPYPFILLNLMLSFQAAYTAPAIMMSQNRLSEIDRQQASNDFEVNVKAELEIELLHQKIDLLKEKELFALTKAVEALSEKLDGIRKK; this is encoded by the coding sequence ATGACTGCTATTACACCCACCATTGAAGAGCTACAAATTCTAGAGTCCCTTCGGGTCCACAGACGAAAGCATCGTAAAGGCTTTCCTCGCAATATCTCAAGTCATGTTGAGGGTTACGCTCCCGGGCTAACGACTGGCCAAAAAATTTCTGATGTTGTCGCAAAAACGGTAGGCTCGTGGAAGTTCATCTTAGTTCAAAGTGCATGTATTTTTGCTTGGATTAGTTACAACTCAATGAGCAACACAAATACATGGGATCCCTACCCATTTATTTTGCTTAATTTGATGCTTTCTTTTCAGGCTGCATACACCGCTCCAGCAATCATGATGAGTCAGAATCGACTTTCAGAGATAGATCGTCAACAGGCTAGCAATGATTTTGAGGTCAATGTGAAGGCGGAGTTAGAGATTGAGCTTCTACACCAGAAAATTGACCTACTAAAAGAAAAAGAGCTATTCGCCTTAACGAAGGCTGTTGAGGCTTTAAGTGAAAAGCTAGATGGCATTCGTAAGAAGTAG
- a CDS encoding DUF2798 domain-containing protein, whose protein sequence is MINIPNLIFAAIMGGLMSLSITLATTLVRIGFAKNFFWVWLELWAVAYPVAIICILIYRPFASKLTASLVKKLER, encoded by the coding sequence ATGATAAATATTCCTAATCTTATTTTTGCCGCCATTATGGGTGGGCTCATGTCATTAAGCATTACTTTAGCAACCACTTTGGTTCGTATAGGCTTTGCGAAGAATTTCTTTTGGGTATGGCTTGAGCTTTGGGCGGTTGCTTACCCTGTTGCGATTATTTGCATTTTGATCTATCGCCCATTTGCTAGCAAGCTCACTGCAAGTTTAGTTAAGAAGCTGGAGCGATGA
- a CDS encoding haloacid dehalogenase type II, translated as MYKLIAFDAYGTLFDVYSMGQLAEELFPGHGQDFALMWRDRQIEYTRLVTMSDPNPNGSKHYLPFWELTIRSLRYVCKRMSLNLTAEYEKRLMDQYAKLTGFEDSLSVLKTIKEQGLSTAILSNGSREMLATVVESNGLKPYLDKVVTIEDVRLFKTDPQAYGLLLKAFPVKKEEILFVSSNAWDALAAKWYGFDVFWVNRLGHPFEEIGEKPNYEGNSLSKVLEAI; from the coding sequence ATGTACAAGTTAATTGCTTTTGATGCCTATGGCACATTGTTTGATGTGTATTCCATGGGGCAGTTGGCAGAAGAATTATTTCCAGGGCATGGTCAAGACTTTGCCTTGATGTGGCGCGATCGTCAAATCGAGTACACCCGCCTTGTCACTATGAGCGATCCCAACCCCAATGGCAGTAAACACTATCTGCCATTTTGGGAATTGACGATTCGTTCTTTGCGTTATGTCTGTAAGCGGATGAGTCTAAATCTCACAGCAGAATATGAGAAGCGACTGATGGATCAGTACGCAAAACTGACTGGTTTTGAGGATAGTTTGAGTGTTCTCAAAACCATTAAAGAACAAGGTTTATCAACGGCCATCTTGTCCAATGGAAGCAGAGAGATGCTCGCTACTGTAGTGGAGAGCAACGGCTTAAAGCCTTACCTAGATAAGGTGGTGACGATTGAAGATGTGCGTTTATTTAAGACTGACCCTCAGGCCTATGGACTTTTGTTAAAAGCATTTCCCGTCAAGAAAGAAGAAATTCTGTTTGTATCCAGTAACGCATGGGATGCTCTAGCGGCCAAGTGGTATGGCTTCGATGTATTTTGGGTCAATCGCTTGGGTCACCCCTTTGAAGAGATTGGTGAAAAGCCAAACTACGAGGGTAACTCCTTAAGTAAAGTGTTGGAGGCCATTTAA
- a CDS encoding transporter substrate-binding domain-containing protein yields MRLERITAALLLSLVLLGGCSKEEPSNLIKVAISPAIPPMLFEKDGKYSGIDLEIFEGYCKSRGCTFKTTAYDWLGMLGAVSSGQADVAFSGISITDKRKEVMDFSNPYFTSTWQLIGLKNRNIKITDLSQLNKYTIAYPTGSVFDDYVKNVLQPKGYYSVEQVKLYPSPTEALIALQNGNVDLVFVDNVMLVNYQKTLNLPVSSSYQVVGFDSLGFAFKKGSKLRDDFNLYLAELGPEKLKAIIDRWTQ; encoded by the coding sequence ATGAGACTTGAGCGCATAACAGCCGCACTATTACTAAGCCTCGTTCTTCTTGGGGGATGCTCCAAAGAAGAGCCATCCAATCTGATTAAGGTTGCCATATCTCCTGCGATTCCTCCAATGCTTTTTGAAAAGGATGGAAAATATTCAGGTATAGATTTAGAGATATTCGAGGGCTACTGTAAATCGAGAGGCTGCACATTTAAAACAACCGCCTACGATTGGCTGGGAATGCTAGGCGCTGTAAGTAGTGGCCAGGCTGATGTTGCATTCTCTGGAATCTCAATTACAGATAAACGCAAAGAAGTGATGGATTTTTCCAATCCATATTTCACTAGCACTTGGCAGTTGATTGGTTTAAAAAACCGCAATATCAAAATAACTGATTTATCACAACTCAACAAATACACAATTGCCTATCCAACAGGAAGCGTATTTGATGATTATGTGAAAAATGTACTACAGCCAAAAGGCTATTACTCGGTTGAGCAAGTAAAGCTATATCCGTCGCCAACAGAAGCTTTAATTGCATTACAAAACGGTAATGTAGATTTAGTGTTTGTTGATAACGTAATGCTGGTCAATTATCAAAAAACTTTGAATCTCCCAGTGAGTAGCAGCTATCAAGTAGTAGGTTTTGATAGCCTCGGATTTGCCTTCAAGAAAGGTTCCAAGCTGCGTGATGACTTTAACCTGTATCTTGCTGAGCTCGGACCAGAAAAGTTAAAGGCTATTATTGATCGCTGGACTCAATAA
- a CDS encoding peptide chain release factor 3, translated as MDTTTSTPGAEVLRRRSFAIISHPDAGKTTLTEKLLLYAGAIQIAGSVKARKASRHATSDWMEIEKQRGISVASSVMQMEYRDCIINLLDTPGHQDFSEDTYRVLTAVDSALMVIDAANGVESQTLRLLEVCRARNTPIVTFINKMDREVKPPMELMDEIETALGIEVVPFTWPVGMGKSFAGVIDIANSQMRMFKAGEDRVTEDSHAIVDINDPALKERLGTDLENALAEVDLIKNAMPAFDREAFLAGRQSPVFFGSAINNFGVREILNTLVELAPSPGSRKALQREVSPAENKFSAVVFKIQANMDPAHRDRVAFLRICSGHFQRGMKLKICRNGKEVRTNNALSFLSQRRDILDEAFPGDIIGLPNHGLLRLGDTLTEGEQLQFTGLPFFAPEIFRMVESADPLRSKQLRTGLMQLGEEGAIQVFRPMTGGTMLLGAFGQLQFEVVSHRLQTEYGAEVRLLPARYNLARWVSSEDPVALKKFMLENIHRMAEDVVGASVFLASHKSELDVAQQRWESIQFHALREHAGLIYQSDLAG; from the coding sequence ATCGATACCACCACCAGCACTCCCGGCGCAGAAGTTTTAAGACGCCGTAGCTTTGCCATCATCTCTCACCCAGATGCCGGCAAGACCACGCTTACTGAAAAACTCTTACTATACGCGGGAGCAATTCAGATTGCGGGCAGTGTAAAGGCTCGTAAAGCTAGTCGACATGCGACCTCTGACTGGATGGAAATTGAGAAGCAGCGTGGTATTTCTGTAGCCAGCTCAGTAATGCAAATGGAGTATCGCGATTGCATTATTAATCTTCTAGATACTCCAGGCCACCAAGACTTCTCCGAAGATACTTATCGCGTATTGACTGCGGTTGATTCTGCATTGATGGTGATTGATGCTGCTAATGGTGTTGAGTCACAGACCTTGCGCTTGCTTGAAGTATGTCGTGCACGTAACACGCCAATTGTGACCTTCATCAACAAAATGGACCGCGAAGTAAAGCCACCCATGGAGTTGATGGATGAAATTGAAACTGCACTAGGTATTGAAGTGGTTCCTTTTACTTGGCCGGTAGGTATGGGCAAATCTTTCGCCGGCGTGATTGATATTGCCAATTCTCAAATGCGCATGTTCAAAGCAGGTGAAGATCGCGTAACCGAAGATTCTCATGCAATTGTTGACATTAATGATCCCGCCCTAAAAGAGCGCCTCGGCACTGATCTTGAAAATGCGCTTGCTGAAGTAGATTTAATTAAAAATGCGATGCCTGCCTTTGACCGGGAAGCCTTTTTAGCCGGTCGTCAGTCGCCGGTATTCTTTGGCTCAGCCATTAATAATTTTGGTGTACGGGAAATTCTCAATACTTTAGTTGAACTTGCACCATCACCAGGATCACGCAAAGCTTTACAGCGCGAAGTAAGTCCTGCAGAGAATAAATTTTCTGCTGTGGTCTTTAAGATTCAGGCGAACATGGATCCAGCTCATCGAGATCGTGTTGCCTTCTTGCGTATTTGCTCAGGGCATTTTCAGCGTGGCATGAAACTGAAGATTTGTCGTAACGGCAAAGAAGTGCGCACTAATAATGCACTATCTTTCTTATCGCAACGACGCGATATTTTGGATGAAGCTTTTCCTGGAGATATTATTGGATTGCCGAACCATGGCCTACTTCGGTTGGGCGATACGCTAACCGAAGGCGAGCAATTGCAATTTACAGGCTTACCATTTTTTGCTCCAGAAATTTTCCGTATGGTCGAGTCCGCAGATCCATTACGCTCAAAACAATTGCGCACCGGTCTAATGCAACTTGGTGAAGAGGGTGCGATTCAAGTATTTCGCCCTATGACTGGCGGCACCATGCTGCTTGGGGCATTTGGACAGCTTCAGTTTGAAGTGGTGAGCCATCGCCTACAAACTGAATACGGGGCGGAAGTACGCTTATTACCGGCACGTTATAACTTGGCTCGCTGGGTAAGCTCCGAAGATCCTGTAGCACTCAAAAAGTTCATGCTGGAGAATATTCACCGTATGGCAGAAGATGTTGTGGGCGCTTCTGTATTTTTAGCTAGCCATAAATCTGAACTCGATGTTGCTCAACAGCGCTGGGAATCCATTCAGTTCCATGCCCTAAGAGAGCATGCAGGTCTTATCTATCAATCAGACCTCGCTGGTTAG
- a CDS encoding histidine phosphatase family protein, whose amino-acid sequence MPTTKLCLIRHGETTWNAERRLQGHTDIPLNAKGILQARQMAQALKNANLIFDVLYTSDLKRAADTANAIVELFGIEAKVDSTLRERHFGALQGLSIQEAPLVQPAIWQAHIARDLEHELEGGESIQQFALRVQTVLDKIQAQHSGKTILLVSHGGTLDMMYRIASKQALSTERVASVPNASLNWITHQQDDGWSIERWADTRHLEGPALEGVDL is encoded by the coding sequence ATGCCGACCACAAAACTCTGCCTTATTCGCCATGGCGAAACTACCTGGAATGCTGAAAGGCGCCTGCAAGGACATACTGATATTCCACTGAATGCAAAAGGCATTCTGCAAGCTCGCCAAATGGCACAAGCACTTAAGAATGCAAATCTCATATTCGATGTTTTATATACCAGCGACCTTAAAAGAGCGGCTGATACTGCAAATGCTATTGTTGAATTATTTGGCATAGAGGCAAAAGTTGATAGCACTTTACGAGAGCGCCATTTTGGCGCGCTTCAGGGACTCTCTATTCAAGAGGCGCCATTAGTACAACCTGCAATTTGGCAAGCCCATATTGCTCGTGACTTAGAGCATGAACTCGAAGGTGGTGAAAGTATTCAGCAATTCGCATTGCGTGTTCAAACTGTTTTAGACAAAATACAAGCGCAACATTCAGGAAAAACAATTTTGCTTGTTAGTCATGGCGGCACGCTCGACATGATGTATCGAATTGCTAGCAAGCAAGCTTTAAGTACAGAGCGGGTAGCCTCAGTGCCAAATGCTTCACTAAATTGGATTACACATCAGCAAGATGATGGTTGGTCAATCGAGAGATGGGCCGATACTCGCCATCTTGAAGGCCCTGCACTAGAAGGTGTAGATCTTTAA
- a CDS encoding phasin family protein, translating into MFKNQFTENQTKSVESARALGQTALENAQELAEINYQAAQQAVTNAQAKAAELMKGKDAKAALDLLQSPEVQEAVAEVAAYQKKVAAVLRRGNQELVAAVEAAIDQSQDDLKSFVAAATSKAPAGSEAYVSAFTAAFNTTMQNFDQVRSSAQDAFANFEKSVETAMKNSQGQFSQTSKAAKSRTK; encoded by the coding sequence ATGTTCAAAAATCAATTTACAGAAAATCAAACTAAATCCGTAGAAAGCGCACGCGCACTAGGACAAACAGCCCTTGAAAATGCTCAAGAATTAGCAGAGATTAATTACCAAGCTGCCCAACAGGCCGTGACAAATGCACAAGCTAAAGCAGCCGAGTTAATGAAGGGTAAAGATGCAAAAGCAGCCTTAGACCTTCTGCAAAGCCCGGAAGTACAGGAGGCTGTTGCTGAAGTTGCTGCGTATCAGAAAAAAGTTGCTGCAGTACTGCGACGTGGAAACCAAGAGCTGGTTGCAGCTGTAGAAGCCGCTATCGATCAATCACAGGATGACCTAAAAAGTTTTGTGGCTGCCGCTACATCAAAGGCGCCTGCTGGGTCAGAGGCATATGTCAGCGCTTTTACAGCAGCATTCAATACAACAATGCAAAACTTTGACCAAGTACGCTCAAGTGCTCAAGATGCATTTGCAAATTTTGAGAAAAGTGTAGAAACTGCAATGAAGAACTCCCAGGGGCAATTTAGTCAGACTTCTAAAGCGGCAAAAAGTCGCACCAAGTAA
- a CDS encoding GNAT family N-acetyltransferase, translating into MITYTEHASISPEQAIDLYIRSTLGERRPIDSAETFAAMLANANLTISAWDGEKLVGISRSLTDFAYVAYLADLAVDEDYQRQGIGKQLIEETRKRLKPSCMIVLLAAPKANTYYEHLGFEHNPRAWTMKK; encoded by the coding sequence ATGATTACTTATACCGAGCACGCAAGTATTAGCCCAGAACAGGCTATCGACCTCTATATTCGATCCACTCTTGGGGAGCGCCGTCCAATCGATAGTGCCGAAACCTTTGCAGCAATGCTTGCCAATGCGAATCTGACTATTTCAGCATGGGATGGTGAAAAACTAGTCGGCATCAGTCGCAGCCTAACAGACTTTGCCTATGTGGCTTATTTAGCCGACCTTGCTGTAGATGAAGATTACCAGCGACAGGGAATAGGAAAGCAGCTCATTGAAGAAACTCGGAAGCGCTTGAAGCCTAGCTGCATGATTGTGTTACTTGCAGCTCCGAAAGCAAATACCTACTATGAGCACCTGGGCTTTGAGCACAATCCACGCGCTTGGACCATGAAAAAATAA
- a CDS encoding pseudouridine synthase, translated as MEEKIRVSKLLSELGLCSRREADSYIEQGLVTVDGEVVNELGSRAFRHQKIELQSSAKAQQASRITVILNKPVGFISHYDDEQEYQPAASLITPENYFASPLDKGRNPRFNTRGLAPAGRLDIDSTGMLVLTQDGRTAKLLIGENSPIEKEYLVRVEGALSFENLDRLKHGLELDGVVLKPAQVSWQNEDQLRFVLREGRKRQIRRMCEMVGLRVLGLKRVRMGRISLGALPPGKWRFVRPEEQF; from the coding sequence ATGGAAGAAAAAATACGTGTATCCAAGCTACTCTCTGAGTTGGGTCTATGCTCCCGACGTGAGGCAGACTCTTATATTGAGCAAGGCTTAGTCACTGTTGATGGTGAAGTGGTCAATGAGCTAGGTTCTCGGGCTTTTCGTCATCAGAAGATTGAGCTCCAGTCTAGCGCCAAAGCACAGCAGGCATCGCGCATTACAGTCATTTTGAATAAACCAGTCGGCTTCATCTCTCACTATGATGACGAACAAGAGTATCAACCAGCAGCTTCGCTCATCACTCCTGAGAATTACTTTGCAAGCCCCTTAGACAAGGGTCGCAACCCACGCTTTAATACCCGCGGCTTAGCGCCCGCAGGTCGGCTTGATATTGATTCCACTGGCATGCTGGTCTTAACTCAAGATGGTCGTACCGCAAAACTCCTCATTGGTGAAAATAGCCCCATCGAAAAAGAGTATTTAGTCCGAGTGGAAGGCGCACTCTCTTTTGAAAATTTAGATCGCCTCAAACATGGTCTGGAATTAGATGGGGTCGTTTTAAAGCCAGCCCAAGTCAGCTGGCAAAACGAAGATCAACTTCGCTTCGTTTTGCGCGAGGGCCGCAAGCGTCAAATTCGTCGCATGTGTGAAATGGTTGGCCTCCGGGTTTTAGGCCTCAAGCGCGTGCGCATGGGTAGAATTTCGCTAGGCGCCCTACCGCCCGGCAAATGGCGCTTTGTAAGGCCAGAAGAGCAATTTTAA
- a CDS encoding metallophosphoesterase, with product MNERIGLFADLHSNLEAFEACMERAQELGVTRMVFLGDIVGYNADPGIVIDRIGEMVANKKAIAVLGNHDQAIFEDRSKQMNVSANAAIEWTKAQLNPQQIRFLKELPLMVQEETMCFVHASAHNPADWNYITDSMSAWRCVQSSGKTYTFVGHAHEQALFYQSAVGKLIRFAPYPGDGIPVMHHRQWVGVVGSLGQPRDGNPEACFAIFEPGLEVLTFHRTPYDQFTAAEKVRRAGLPEDLANRLITGK from the coding sequence ATGAATGAACGCATTGGCTTATTTGCTGATCTACATAGCAATTTAGAAGCTTTTGAAGCCTGCATGGAGCGGGCTCAAGAGCTTGGCGTTACTCGCATGGTCTTCTTGGGTGATATTGTTGGCTATAACGCTGACCCCGGCATTGTGATTGATCGCATTGGTGAAATGGTCGCCAATAAAAAAGCAATTGCTGTTTTGGGAAATCATGATCAGGCAATCTTTGAAGACCGCAGCAAGCAAATGAATGTAAGCGCAAATGCAGCAATAGAGTGGACTAAGGCTCAGCTCAATCCTCAGCAAATTCGATTTCTAAAAGAATTACCACTCATGGTTCAAGAGGAGACGATGTGTTTTGTTCATGCATCAGCTCACAATCCTGCTGACTGGAATTACATTACTGACAGCATGAGCGCTTGGCGTTGCGTACAAAGCTCAGGAAAGACGTATACCTTTGTTGGCCATGCTCATGAACAAGCACTTTTCTATCAAAGCGCTGTCGGTAAATTGATTCGTTTTGCACCATACCCCGGCGATGGAATTCCAGTGATGCATCATCGTCAGTGGGTTGGCGTGGTTGGCTCACTTGGTCAACCACGAGATGGAAATCCAGAAGCTTGCTTTGCTATATTTGAACCAGGATTAGAAGTGCTTACCTTTCACCGAACTCCATACGATCAATTTACAGCAGCTGAAAAAGTGCGTCGCGCTGGGTTACCAGAAGATCTTGCCAACCGTCTGATTACAGGTAAATAA